In a single window of the Chryseobacterium culicis genome:
- a CDS encoding zinc metalloprotease, protein MKKLLFGAFMLSVMAACNNDSITNQNENTTDEPITSASLAQRGCASEEIRQEALKKSPELQQRFAALETNTEKFANDLKFGKVLADGTVEIPVVVNVIYKTTAENVSDARIAEQISVLNADYSGTNSDANKIPTEFQTVSSGDTKVKFRLVNTVRKSTSKTSWATNDDMKKASKGGIDATNPTNYLNLWVVGKMTSQGRTILGYATFPESSGLWNDGVVIAAPYFGKTGASSPFNLGRTATHEVGHYLNLRHIWGDANCGNDQVSDTPTQTTANYGKPSYPLYNTCSGVQRSVMFMNYMDYVDDAAMFMFSAGQKTRMQSVVASSGARSGLRVY, encoded by the coding sequence ATGAAAAAACTATTATTTGGAGCTTTTATGCTCAGTGTAATGGCTGCGTGTAACAATGACAGCATCACCAATCAAAACGAAAACACAACTGACGAACCTATAACTTCTGCCAGTTTAGCTCAAAGAGGCTGTGCTTCTGAGGAAATCAGACAGGAAGCATTGAAAAAAAGTCCTGAACTTCAACAAAGATTTGCTGCACTGGAAACCAATACAGAGAAATTTGCCAATGATCTGAAATTCGGAAAAGTTCTTGCAGACGGTACTGTAGAAATTCCGGTGGTGGTAAATGTTATATACAAAACTACAGCTGAAAACGTTTCTGATGCAAGAATTGCTGAGCAGATTTCGGTACTGAATGCCGACTATTCAGGGACTAACAGCGATGCCAACAAAATTCCTACTGAATTCCAGACCGTAAGTTCCGGGGATACAAAAGTAAAATTCAGATTGGTAAACACCGTTAGAAAATCCACTTCAAAAACAAGCTGGGCCACTAATGATGATATGAAAAAAGCCTCTAAAGGAGGAATTGATGCCACTAACCCTACCAATTATCTAAATTTATGGGTTGTAGGCAAAATGACCAGTCAGGGCCGCACAATTCTTGGATATGCCACTTTCCCGGAATCTTCAGGATTATGGAACGACGGTGTTGTAATAGCCGCTCCATATTTCGGAAAAACGGGAGCTTCATCTCCTTTCAACCTGGGAAGAACAGCAACGCATGAAGTAGGTCATTACTTAAACTTAAGACATATCTGGGGAGATGCTAATTGCGGAAATGACCAGGTAAGTGATACTCCTACGCAGACTACTGCCAATTACGGAAAACCTTCTTATCCACTTTACAACACTTGTAGTGGTGTACAAAGATCTGTAATGTTTATGAACTACATGGATTATGTAGATGATGCAGCAATGTTTATGTTCTCTGCAGGACAAAAAACAAGAATGCAGTCTGTTGTAGCCTCTTCTGGTGCAAGATCAGGATTGAGAGTGTACTAA
- a CDS encoding response regulator transcription factor, which produces MKKTIVIVDDHILIAKALEGIIGNFSEFEVIYVSENGKDLIQKFEEGNAIPDIILLDISMPIMDGFETAVWLTKNHPDVKIMALSMQGDDNSVIKMIKSGAKGYLLKNTHPRDLETALTRLNSDGFFYPDWASKIIFSNLNKETESEIAIKISDREKEFLKYTVTELSYKEIADRMCCSPRTVESYRDQLCEKLDLKTRVGLAVFAIKNGFAN; this is translated from the coding sequence ATGAAAAAAACTATTGTAATTGTTGACGACCATATACTTATTGCAAAAGCCCTGGAAGGGATTATTGGTAATTTCAGTGAATTTGAAGTAATCTATGTAAGTGAAAACGGAAAAGACCTCATCCAAAAATTTGAAGAAGGCAATGCAATTCCCGATATTATTCTCCTGGATATCAGTATGCCGATTATGGATGGTTTTGAAACCGCAGTCTGGCTTACAAAAAATCATCCTGATGTTAAAATTATGGCACTCAGTATGCAGGGAGACGACAACAGTGTGATTAAGATGATCAAAAGCGGCGCAAAAGGTTATCTTCTAAAAAATACCCATCCAAGAGATCTGGAAACTGCTCTCACCCGACTCAACAGTGATGGTTTCTTTTATCCGGACTGGGCTTCCAAAATCATATTCTCTAATCTTAATAAAGAAACAGAATCTGAGATTGCCATAAAAATTTCCGACAGAGAAAAAGAATTCCTGAAATATACCGTAACGGAACTCAGCTATAAGGAAATTGCAGACAGAATGTGCTGCAGCCCAAGAACAGTGGAAAGCTACCGTGATCAGCTTTGTGAAAAACTGGATCTGAAAACCCGTGTAGGACTGGCTGTTTTTGCCATTAAAAATGGTTTTGCAAATTAA
- a CDS encoding sensor histidine kinase, giving the protein MFVTAVLVYIRSYRQRKKEYLNEIEMKNEIHQRELLATQLEIQQATMQQIGRELHDNIGQKLTLVSLYIQQMLYENKVSEASERIDQVSQIINQSLQDLRSLSKTLTDDNINQKEIVTLIQEEVDNTNSFKKCHVSFEHNFKQLDLGFVHKNVLLRITQEFIQNSIKHSRCKNILISLNTSEDILWELNIQDDGIGFDTSEIKSNGIGLTNMKNRAEIIGARFHMESQENKGTQINIILKKQS; this is encoded by the coding sequence ATGTTTGTAACCGCGGTATTGGTATATATCCGAAGTTACAGACAGCGCAAAAAAGAATACCTGAATGAAATCGAGATGAAAAATGAAATTCATCAGAGAGAGCTCCTGGCTACCCAATTGGAAATCCAGCAGGCTACCATGCAGCAGATCGGCAGGGAACTGCATGACAACATTGGCCAAAAGCTTACCCTGGTAAGTCTCTATATACAGCAGATGCTGTATGAAAATAAAGTATCCGAAGCAAGTGAAAGAATTGATCAGGTTTCCCAGATTATTAATCAATCTCTACAGGATCTTCGAAGCCTGTCTAAAACATTAACGGATGACAATATCAACCAGAAGGAAATTGTAACGCTGATACAGGAAGAAGTAGATAACACCAATTCCTTTAAAAAATGTCATGTAAGTTTTGAGCACAATTTTAAACAACTGGATTTAGGTTTTGTTCATAAAAATGTCCTTCTGAGAATTACTCAGGAGTTTATTCAGAACAGTATAAAACATTCCCGCTGTAAAAATATTCTTATCAGCCTGAATACTTCCGAAGATATTCTTTGGGAACTTAATATTCAAGATGACGGAATCGGATTTGATACCTCAGAAATCAAATCCAACGGAATAGGTTTGACCAATATGAAAAACAGAGCTGAAATCATAGGAGCACGTTTTCATATGGAAAGCCAGGAAAATAAGGGAACTCAAATCAATATTATCTTAAAAAAACAGTCATGA
- the clpB gene encoding ATP-dependent chaperone ClpB, with translation MNLNQYTVKSQEAIQAAQQIAMELGNQSIEPQHLLEGIFQVDENISPFLLKKSEADANLVRERNRENLEKLPKVQGGNIYLSQSANKVLLDAPNIAKKMGDEYVTIEHLWLSLLETSSEVSKMLKDMGVTKNLLEGAIKELRKGSKATSASSEETYQSLNKYAKNFNELAAEGKLDPVIGRDEEIRRVLQILSRRTKNNPILIGEPGVGKTAIAEGIAHRIISGDVPENLMDKTLFSLDMGALIAGAKYKGEFEERLKSVVNEVIKSDGQIILFIDEIHTLVGAGGGEGAMDAANILKPALARGELRAIGATTLNEYQKYFEKDKALERRFQKVMVEEPDTESAISILRGIKDKYEAHHKVRIKDEAIIAAVEMSQRYISDRFLPDKAIDLIDEASAKLRMEINSKPEELDVLDRKLMQLEIELAAISREGNQTKIDHLKEDIAKISEQRNEINAKWLKEKQKSEDLTQIKKDIESLKHEAERASRAGDYAKVAEIQYGKLREKEEELTKMELEMQNHQNELIKEEVTAENISEVIGKWTGIPVTKLLQSERDKLLNLESELHHRVVGQDEAIQAVADAIRRNRAGLSDDKKPIGSFLFLGTTGVGKTELAKALAEFLFDDENNMTRIDMSEYQERHSVSRLVGAPPGYVGYDEGGQLTEAVRRRPYSVVLLDEIEKAHPDVFNTLLQVLDDGRLTDNKGRVVNFKNSIIIMTSNLGSHLIQENFENLTEENQDEIVDKTKDEVFDLLKQTLRPEFLNRIDEIVLFQPLRKKEIGKIVQYQLRGFNEMLSKRNIIMTFTQDAVDYLMEKGYDPAFGARPLKRVIQQEVLNKLSKEILAGTVNDGDRITLDYFVETGLVFRPTEQ, from the coding sequence ATGAACTTAAACCAATATACTGTAAAATCACAGGAAGCCATCCAGGCAGCACAACAGATTGCTATGGAGCTGGGCAATCAAAGTATTGAACCACAACATCTCCTTGAAGGAATCTTCCAGGTGGATGAAAATATATCGCCTTTCTTATTAAAGAAATCTGAAGCAGATGCCAACTTAGTAAGAGAGCGCAACCGTGAAAATTTAGAAAAACTTCCAAAAGTACAGGGAGGCAACATTTATCTTTCACAATCTGCCAACAAAGTATTGCTGGATGCACCCAATATCGCTAAAAAGATGGGTGACGAATATGTAACGATTGAACATTTATGGTTATCTCTTCTGGAAACCAGTTCTGAAGTATCCAAAATGCTGAAAGATATGGGAGTAACTAAAAACCTACTGGAAGGCGCTATCAAAGAATTAAGAAAAGGAAGTAAGGCAACTTCTGCAAGCTCAGAAGAAACCTATCAGTCTTTAAATAAATATGCTAAGAACTTCAACGAGCTGGCAGCAGAAGGGAAACTGGATCCTGTAATCGGGCGAGATGAAGAAATCAGAAGGGTTTTACAAATCCTTTCCAGAAGAACTAAAAACAATCCAATCTTAATTGGGGAACCGGGCGTAGGTAAAACAGCAATTGCTGAGGGAATTGCCCACAGAATCATCAGTGGTGATGTTCCGGAAAACCTTATGGATAAAACCTTATTCTCATTGGATATGGGAGCATTGATCGCCGGAGCAAAATACAAAGGTGAGTTTGAAGAGCGTTTGAAATCTGTAGTGAATGAGGTGATCAAATCTGACGGACAGATTATTCTTTTCATTGATGAGATCCATACTTTAGTAGGAGCCGGTGGTGGTGAAGGAGCAATGGATGCTGCCAACATTTTAAAACCTGCTTTAGCTAGAGGAGAATTAAGAGCGATAGGAGCCACTACGCTGAATGAATACCAAAAATATTTTGAAAAAGATAAGGCCTTGGAAAGACGTTTCCAGAAAGTAATGGTGGAAGAACCGGATACTGAATCTGCAATTTCTATCCTTCGTGGTATTAAAGATAAATATGAAGCTCACCATAAAGTAAGAATTAAAGATGAAGCAATTATTGCTGCGGTGGAAATGTCTCAAAGATATATTTCAGACCGTTTTTTACCGGACAAAGCGATTGACCTTATTGATGAGGCTTCCGCAAAACTGAGAATGGAAATCAATTCAAAGCCTGAAGAACTGGACGTTCTGGACAGAAAATTAATGCAGCTGGAAATTGAATTAGCAGCCATTTCAAGAGAAGGAAATCAGACAAAAATTGATCACCTGAAGGAAGATATTGCAAAAATTTCTGAACAAAGAAATGAGATCAATGCCAAATGGCTGAAAGAAAAACAGAAAAGTGAAGATCTTACCCAGATCAAAAAAGATATTGAATCTCTGAAACATGAAGCAGAAAGAGCTTCCAGAGCCGGAGATTATGCCAAAGTAGCGGAAATCCAATACGGAAAACTCCGTGAAAAAGAAGAAGAACTCACCAAGATGGAGCTTGAAATGCAGAACCATCAGAATGAGCTGATCAAAGAAGAGGTTACGGCCGAAAACATCTCTGAAGTAATTGGCAAATGGACAGGTATTCCTGTAACCAAGTTACTGCAGTCTGAAAGAGATAAATTATTGAATCTTGAATCTGAGTTACACCACAGAGTGGTAGGACAAGATGAAGCTATTCAAGCGGTTGCGGATGCTATCAGAAGAAACAGAGCCGGATTAAGCGATGATAAGAAACCTATTGGTTCATTCTTATTCCTGGGAACAACCGGAGTAGGTAAAACCGAACTGGCAAAAGCATTGGCGGAATTCTTATTCGATGATGAAAACAATATGACCAGAATTGATATGAGTGAATATCAGGAGCGTCACAGTGTTTCAAGATTGGTAGGAGCGCCTCCGGGATATGTAGGATATGATGAAGGCGGGCAGCTGACCGAAGCCGTAAGAAGAAGACCTTATTCCGTAGTACTTCTGGACGAGATTGAAAAAGCACATCCAGATGTTTTCAACACCTTACTTCAGGTTTTGGATGATGGACGTTTGACAGATAATAAAGGGCGTGTAGTGAATTTCAAAAATTCAATTATCATTATGACCTCGAATTTAGGTTCTCACCTTATTCAGGAAAATTTTGAGAATCTTACGGAGGAAAACCAGGATGAAATTGTGGATAAAACAAAAGATGAAGTTTTTGATCTTTTAAAACAAACTCTACGTCCGGAATTCCTGAACAGAATTGATGAAATTGTACTGTTCCAGCCCTTAAGAAAAAAAGAAATCGGAAAAATCGTTCAGTATCAGTTGAGAGGATTCAATGAAATGTTATCGAAACGAAACATCATCATGACGTTCACTCAGGATGCCGTAGATTATCTGATGGAAAAAGGATATGATCCTGCTTTTGGAGCAAGACCATTGAAAAGAGTAATCCAACAGGAAGTATTAAATAAACTTTCTAAAGAAATTCTTGCAGGAACTGTAAACGATGGAGACAGAATCACGCTGGATTATTTTGTAGAAACAGGTTTGGTTTTCAGACCTACTGAGCAATAA
- a CDS encoding TetR/AcrR family transcriptional regulator yields MELKEKQRKILDVAVELFKEKGYMGSSVRDLATKLNIKAASLYAHIRSKEEILEWICFGIAQEFFDELQEVKNTDIAPREKLNLLLDKHLSVVLKNRDVTHIYSNEWRHLEERLPEFVELRKNYQQEVEELISEIYKAEKWELKSPSFTTRFILHTLNNSYFWFKRSSDSTDEITDEIRDKILFGLLGNQHS; encoded by the coding sequence ATGGAACTAAAAGAAAAACAGAGAAAAATACTAGACGTAGCAGTAGAACTTTTCAAAGAGAAGGGCTATATGGGAAGCTCGGTAAGAGATCTGGCTACGAAACTCAATATCAAGGCAGCATCACTGTATGCACATATCCGTTCAAAGGAAGAAATTTTGGAATGGATCTGTTTTGGCATTGCTCAGGAATTTTTCGATGAGCTTCAGGAAGTAAAAAATACGGATATTGCACCCAGGGAAAAACTGAATCTGCTTTTGGATAAACACCTTTCGGTTGTTCTTAAAAACCGTGATGTTACCCATATCTATTCCAATGAGTGGAGGCATCTTGAAGAAAGACTTCCTGAATTTGTAGAATTAAGAAAAAACTACCAGCAGGAAGTTGAAGAACTGATTTCTGAGATCTACAAAGCAGAAAAATGGGAGCTGAAATCACCTTCATTTACTACAAGATTTATTCTTCATACTTTAAATAATTCATACTTCTGGTTCAAAAGAAGCAGTGATTCTACCGATGAAATTACCGATGAGATCAGAGATAAAATTCTTTTTGGTCTGCTTGGAAATCAGCATTCATAG
- a CDS encoding phenylacetate--CoA ligase family protein — MDFSVEYLELGQLRQLQSDRLISLISYLEEKSEFYKKKFDELQISPQDIRSIEDITKLPITYKQDLRDNYPFGLFTVPKSELQRIHCSSGTTGKPTVVGYTKEDVDLFSEVVARSLHAAGARPGMQLHNAYGYGIFTGGLGLHYGAEMLGMSVLPISGGMTARQVDLIVDFKPEVICCSPSYALTIADEFARRGISADEISLKYAVLGSEPWTEIIRGHIEERLGVHATNIYGLSEIIGPGVSMEDFEEKGGGYIWEDHFYPEILDPVTKQPVPFGEEGVLVITTLTKKAMPLLRYWTNDITSLYYDENAKRTMVKMKPIVGRADDMLIVRGVNVYPSQIEDAFSYVKGVVPNYYLTPVEKEHMCIALDIDVEIDDELVKSQKISANTDDYFNFVGNFGKNIENEIKKRVGITTKVKVHAQDSLPKCEGGKINRILKK, encoded by the coding sequence ATGGATTTTTCAGTTGAATATCTGGAGCTGGGTCAGTTGAGACAGCTTCAATCCGACCGGTTGATCAGCCTGATCAGCTATTTGGAAGAGAAGTCGGAATTTTATAAAAAGAAATTTGATGAATTGCAAATATCTCCACAGGATATAAGGTCGATTGAAGATATCACGAAACTTCCTATTACTTACAAGCAGGATTTAAGAGATAACTATCCGTTCGGGTTATTTACCGTTCCAAAAAGTGAGCTTCAGCGTATTCATTGTTCAAGCGGAACTACAGGAAAACCGACTGTGGTAGGATATACCAAAGAAGACGTAGATCTTTTCAGTGAAGTGGTGGCCAGATCTTTACATGCGGCAGGTGCAAGGCCAGGAATGCAGCTGCATAATGCCTATGGCTACGGGATTTTTACAGGAGGTTTAGGTCTTCATTACGGAGCCGAAATGCTGGGAATGAGCGTGCTTCCTATTTCCGGAGGTATGACAGCAAGACAGGTAGACCTGATTGTAGACTTTAAACCGGAAGTGATCTGCTGTTCTCCTTCATATGCTTTAACCATAGCCGATGAGTTTGCCAGAAGAGGGATTTCTGCAGACGAAATCAGCCTTAAATATGCGGTATTAGGGTCAGAACCATGGACGGAAATTATCAGAGGTCATATCGAAGAAAGATTAGGTGTTCATGCAACCAATATCTATGGATTGAGTGAAATTATCGGGCCTGGAGTTTCCATGGAGGATTTTGAAGAGAAAGGCGGAGGTTATATCTGGGAAGATCATTTCTATCCAGAAATTTTAGATCCTGTGACCAAACAGCCGGTTCCTTTCGGGGAAGAAGGCGTATTGGTGATCACTACTTTAACGAAAAAAGCAATGCCGCTTTTACGATATTGGACAAATGATATCACAAGCCTTTACTACGATGAAAATGCGAAAAGAACAATGGTGAAAATGAAACCCATTGTCGGCAGAGCAGATGATATGCTGATTGTAAGAGGAGTAAATGTGTATCCAAGTCAGATTGAAGATGCTTTTTCGTATGTAAAAGGAGTGGTTCCCAACTACTATTTGACCCCTGTGGAAAAAGAACATATGTGTATTGCTCTGGACATTGATGTTGAAATAGATGATGAACTGGTGAAATCTCAGAAAATAAGCGCCAATACCGATGATTATTTTAATTTTGTCGGGAACTTTGGAAAAAATATAGAAAACGAAATCAAAAAGAGGGTAGGGATTACTACGAAAGTAAAAGTTCATGCCCAGGATAGTTTGCCGAAGTGCGAAGGTGGAAAAATTAATAGAATACTAAAAAAATAA
- a CDS encoding 2Fe-2S iron-sulfur cluster-binding protein, with the protein MNSFYKLKTVKVQKDTSEAVNVAVEIPEELKDKFRFKQGQYLNFRMIINGNEERRSYSICNAPSEKGNTLEVLVKLLEGGKVSGYFNEHLHMDEVLEVMPPMGGFNTSYHPTNVKTYVGLAAGSGITPVLSNIKESLYQEPKSIAYLFYSNRSMNHVLRKAEIDKLVEHFNGRLKVIYLVSREKHEDPVFEGRISSEKLEQLFERYTDIDIKEATYFICGPSEMIKGIADYLKKDKKVPAIQVLFEYFTAPDEENTEEMSDEFKAIANIESMVTVIIDDDEYSFHLNSKKESILDKALKDQLPVPFACKGGVCCTCKAQVLEGEVFMEKNYALTEEEVARGFVLTCQCHPTTNVVMLNYDV; encoded by the coding sequence ATGAATTCATTTTATAAACTTAAAACAGTTAAGGTTCAGAAAGATACCTCCGAGGCAGTGAATGTAGCGGTGGAAATCCCTGAAGAACTGAAAGATAAGTTCAGGTTCAAACAAGGGCAGTATCTGAATTTCCGTATGATCATCAACGGAAATGAAGAAAGACGTTCTTACTCTATCTGTAATGCCCCAAGTGAAAAAGGCAATACGCTGGAAGTATTGGTGAAACTGCTTGAAGGCGGAAAGGTATCCGGGTATTTCAATGAGCATCTTCACATGGATGAAGTATTGGAAGTGATGCCTCCGATGGGTGGTTTTAATACCTCTTATCACCCGACAAATGTAAAAACTTATGTTGGTCTGGCGGCAGGAAGCGGAATTACACCGGTGCTATCTAATATTAAAGAAAGTCTTTATCAGGAACCTAAAAGTATTGCTTACCTGTTCTATAGCAACAGAAGCATGAATCATGTTTTAAGAAAAGCAGAGATCGACAAACTGGTAGAACATTTCAACGGAAGACTGAAAGTTATTTATTTAGTGAGCCGTGAAAAACATGAAGATCCTGTTTTTGAAGGAAGAATTTCATCAGAAAAACTGGAGCAGCTATTTGAAAGATATACAGATATTGACATCAAAGAAGCAACTTACTTTATTTGCGGGCCTTCAGAAATGATCAAAGGGATTGCGGATTATCTGAAAAAAGATAAAAAAGTACCTGCTATTCAGGTTTTATTTGAATATTTCACCGCTCCGGATGAAGAAAATACGGAGGAAATGAGTGATGAATTCAAAGCAATTGCCAATATTGAAAGTATGGTAACGGTAATCATTGATGATGATGAATATTCGTTCCATCTTAATTCTAAAAAAGAGAGTATCTTAGATAAAGCATTGAAAGATCAGCTTCCGGTTCCTTTCGCATGTAAAGGAGGCGTTTGCTGTACCTGTAAAGCGCAGGTTTTAGAAGGAGAAGTTTTCATGGAGAAAAACTATGCACTTACCGAAGAAGAAGTAGCCAGAGGCTTCGTTCTTACCTGCCAATGTCACCCAACAACCAATGTGGTGATGCTTAATTATGATGTTTAA
- the paaA gene encoding 1,2-phenylacetyl-CoA epoxidase subunit PaaA produces MDLEKFVQYVHEENKVEPKDVMPDDYRKLLVRQISQHAHSEIVGMLPEANWISRAPSLRRKMALLAKVQDEAGHGLYLYSATETLGDGSIRADRDATYDDMLEGKAKYSSIFNYPTLSWADIGAIGWLVDGAAIMNQVMLMGNSYGPYSRAMVKICKEESFHQRQGYEILMALCRGTKQQKEMAQASLNRFWWPALMMFGPNDDSSPNSKISMNYRVKRESNDNLRQRFIDVTVSQAEFLGLTIPDKDLKWNEERQHYDFGELPWDEFMEILKGNGPCNKKRIETKRKAQRENSWVKEAAAAFAEKQQKEVI; encoded by the coding sequence ATGGACTTAGAAAAATTTGTTCAATACGTTCACGAAGAAAATAAAGTAGAACCAAAAGATGTAATGCCAGATGATTACAGAAAATTATTGGTTCGTCAGATTTCACAGCACGCACATTCTGAAATTGTAGGAATGCTGCCGGAAGCTAACTGGATTTCCAGAGCACCTTCATTGAGAAGAAAAATGGCTCTTCTGGCAAAAGTTCAGGATGAAGCAGGTCATGGTTTATATCTTTATTCTGCCACTGAAACTTTAGGAGACGGAAGCATCAGAGCAGACAGAGATGCTACTTATGATGATATGCTGGAAGGAAAAGCAAAATATTCAAGTATTTTCAATTATCCCACGCTAAGCTGGGCAGATATTGGTGCTATCGGCTGGTTGGTAGATGGTGCTGCTATTATGAATCAGGTAATGCTGATGGGGAATTCTTATGGCCCTTATTCAAGAGCGATGGTGAAAATCTGTAAAGAAGAATCTTTCCACCAAAGACAGGGATATGAAATTTTAATGGCACTGTGCCGTGGTACAAAACAACAGAAAGAAATGGCTCAGGCTTCATTAAATCGTTTCTGGTGGCCGGCTCTGATGATGTTCGGACCAAACGATGACAGCTCTCCAAACTCTAAAATCTCTATGAATTACAGAGTAAAAAGAGAAAGTAATGATAACCTTCGTCAGAGATTTATCGATGTTACCGTTTCTCAGGCTGAATTCTTAGGATTAACTATTCCTGATAAAGATCTGAAATGGAACGAGGAAAGACAGCATTACGATTTTGGAGAACTTCCCTGGGATGAATTCATGGAAATTTTAAAAGGAAACGGACCTTGCAACAAGAAGCGTATCGAAACCAAGAGAAAAGCGCAAAGAGAAAACTCTTGGGTAAAAGAAGCAGCGGCAGCTTTTGCAGAGAAACAACAAAAAGAAGTAATATAA
- the paaB gene encoding 1,2-phenylacetyl-CoA epoxidase subunit PaaB: protein MANLDMWEVFIQTKPGLSHKHVGIVQAPTAEMALQNARDVYTRRKEGTSVWVVPSKYIVTSEGIDKEAFFDPADDKLYRHPTFYDIPNDVKNM from the coding sequence ATGGCAAATTTAGATATGTGGGAAGTGTTTATTCAGACTAAACCGGGATTATCTCACAAACATGTTGGAATTGTACAGGCACCAACAGCAGAAATGGCTTTGCAAAATGCAAGAGACGTTTATACAAGAAGAAAAGAAGGGACTTCTGTTTGGGTTGTTCCAAGCAAATATATTGTGACTTCGGAAGGGATTGATAAAGAAGCTTTCTTCGATCCGGCTGATGATAAACTATACCGTCATCCAACGTTCTACGATATCCCCAACGATGTAAAAAATATGTAA
- the paaC gene encoding 1,2-phenylacetyl-CoA epoxidase subunit PaaC translates to MNPLYNYLLKLADDSFIMGQRLSAWCGEGPYLEEDIALTNIALDELGQANNFYVYASRVIDNGKSEDDIAFLRYEHEYVNAHWVELPNEDYAQTILKVYVLAVYQKLMYEALSNSANEELSAIAQKSLKEVRYHYTHASSWMKIFAQGTEESRERLVKAIENIWEYTKGLFAKTEGEDDLVALNIAPNADALYEEFLAVTKKDFADFGLEYPENPFMQPKSRTGYHTEYFGFILCELQYMQRAYPGCTW, encoded by the coding sequence ATGAACCCATTATATAATTATTTATTAAAACTAGCAGACGACAGTTTCATTATGGGACAGCGTTTGTCTGCATGGTGCGGTGAAGGTCCTTACCTGGAGGAAGATATTGCATTGACAAATATTGCATTGGATGAGCTAGGACAGGCAAACAATTTTTATGTGTACGCTTCAAGAGTGATAGACAATGGTAAAAGTGAAGATGATATCGCATTTTTAAGATACGAACACGAATACGTCAATGCACATTGGGTAGAACTTCCTAATGAAGATTATGCACAGACTATTCTTAAAGTATATGTGCTGGCTGTATATCAGAAACTGATGTATGAAGCGTTATCAAACTCTGCGAATGAAGAGCTGTCAGCGATTGCTCAAAAATCTTTAAAAGAAGTCAGATACCATTACACACATGCTTCTTCCTGGATGAAAATCTTCGCTCAGGGAACAGAAGAAAGTCGTGAACGTTTGGTAAAAGCCATTGAAAATATCTGGGAGTATACAAAAGGTCTTTTTGCTAAAACAGAAGGCGAAGATGATCTTGTTGCTTTAAATATTGCTCCCAATGCAGACGCTCTTTACGAAGAATTCCTTGCGGTTACAAAGAAAGATTTTGCAGATTTCGGGTTAGAATATCCTGAAAATCCTTTCATGCAGCCAAAATCAAGAACAGGATATCACACGGAATATTTCGGATTTATCCTTTGCGAGCTTCAGTATATGCAGAGAGCGTATCCTGGATGTACTTGGTAA